From a region of the Deltaproteobacteria bacterium genome:
- a CDS encoding transketolase, with product MKKPSIAQLEEIAHELRVIILKMVHHAKCGHTGGPLSCIDMLAALYFYKMRIDPKNPSWPDRDRFVLSAGHTAPALYACLIKAGFIPEAEMWGLRKLGSGLQGHPKRHVEWGIEMSTGSLGQGMSIANGMALAGRLDKRPYRVYSLESDGGAQEGMMWEGAMAAGHYKLDNRVALMDYNGIQIDGFVKNIKDVHPLDKKFEAFNWHVIVVDGHNMKEIVAALDEAEKVKGKPTVLIGRTIMGKGVAIFENKPKYHGVAPTDEEMEAAMKELGHA from the coding sequence AAAACCCTCCATTGCCCAGCTCGAAGAAATCGCCCACGAATTGAGGGTCATCATCCTCAAGATGGTTCACCACGCCAAGTGCGGCCACACCGGCGGACCCTTGTCCTGCATCGACATGCTGGCGGCTCTCTATTTTTACAAGATGCGCATCGATCCCAAAAATCCCTCGTGGCCCGACCGCGACCGTTTTGTCTTGTCCGCCGGGCACACGGCCCCGGCCCTGTATGCCTGTCTCATCAAGGCCGGATTCATTCCAGAGGCCGAGATGTGGGGATTAAGAAAGTTGGGGAGCGGTTTGCAGGGGCATCCAAAAAGGCATGTGGAGTGGGGCATCGAGATGTCCACCGGCTCACTGGGGCAGGGGATGAGCATTGCAAACGGCATGGCGCTGGCAGGGCGGCTCGATAAACGTCCGTACCGGGTATATTCCCTCGAATCCGATGGCGGCGCCCAGGAGGGGATGATGTGGGAAGGGGCAATGGCGGCAGGACATTACAAGCTTGATAACCGCGTGGCGCTGATGGATTACAACGGCATCCAGATTGACGGCTTTGTGAAAAACATCAAGGATGTTCATCCGCTGGATAAAAAATTCGAGGCCTTCAACTGGCATGTGATTGTCGTGGACGGCCACAACATGAAGGAGATTGTCGCGGCGCTGGACGAGGCCGAAAAAGTGAAAGGAAAACCGACCGTTCTCATCGGCAGGACCATTATGGGGAAAGGGGTCGCCATCTTTGAAAACAAACCGAAGTATCATGGGGTGGCCCCGACGGACGAGGAGATGGAGGCGGCGATGAAGGAGTTGGGCCATGCCTGA
- a CDS encoding transketolase family protein, producing MPEIATRDAYGKKLAELGDKYPNIVVLDADLSCSTKTGVFGAKFPDRFFNMGVAEQDMMGTAAGLAVCGKIVFVSTFAIFAAGRAWEPFRQSIAYPHLNVKVCASHAGLTVGEDGASHQMIEDIATMRVIPGVSVFVPADGVETEKVLEEIVRVDGPSYVRLCRAKSPVLFDPSYRFQIGKGNILREGKDLCIFTAGFMTAVVLEAAKRLEEQKISTTVVNMASVKPLDAELIVAQARRHKYLAGVEEHSVIGGLGSAIAEVLAEKEPARLIRIGVNDEFGQSGDYLSVLKHYRLDAEGVANTILKSIL from the coding sequence ATGCCTGAAATTGCTACAAGGGATGCCTACGGTAAGAAGCTGGCGGAGCTCGGCGACAAGTACCCGAATATTGTCGTCCTCGACGCCGACCTTTCTTGTTCCACCAAGACAGGAGTGTTTGGGGCCAAATTTCCAGACCGTTTTTTCAACATGGGGGTGGCCGAGCAGGACATGATGGGAACCGCGGCAGGGTTGGCTGTCTGCGGCAAGATCGTTTTTGTCTCCACGTTCGCCATTTTTGCCGCCGGGCGGGCCTGGGAGCCGTTTCGCCAGTCGATTGCCTATCCCCATTTGAACGTGAAGGTCTGCGCCAGCCATGCCGGCCTGACCGTCGGCGAAGACGGCGCCAGCCACCAGATGATCGAGGATATCGCGACGATGCGCGTGATCCCGGGCGTCTCCGTTTTTGTCCCGGCCGACGGGGTGGAGACGGAAAAGGTTCTGGAAGAGATTGTCCGGGTTGACGGCCCCTCTTATGTCCGCCTCTGCCGGGCCAAAAGCCCTGTTTTGTTCGATCCCTCCTATCGGTTCCAGATCGGAAAGGGAAATATTTTGCGCGAAGGGAAAGATTTGTGTATCTTTACGGCGGGGTTCATGACGGCTGTTGTTCTGGAGGCGGCAAAAAGGCTTGAGGAGCAAAAAATCTCGACCACCGTGGTGAATATGGCGTCGGTCAAGCCGCTTGACGCCGAGTTGATTGTCGCGCAGGCCCGCCGCCACAAATATCTTGCCGGCGTGGAGGAACATTCGGTGATCGGCGGCCTTGGCTCGGCCATTGCCGAGGTCCTGGCGGAAAAAGAACCGGCGCGTCTGATCCGGATTGGTGTCAATGACGAGTTCGGCCAGTCGGGGGACTATCTTTCGGTGCTGAAACACTATCGATTGGATGCAGAAGGTGTTGCAAACACAATTTTAAAGAGTATTCTATAA